One Amycolatopsis tolypomycina DNA segment encodes these proteins:
- a CDS encoding NAD(P)H-quinone dehydrogenase, whose protein sequence is MTRIVIMGGGPAGYEAALVAAQHGADVTIVERDGLGGACVLYDCVPSKTFIASSGALAKMHDLGELGVNTDLADTSIDLPTVHGRVKGLALAQSADIRARVQREGVRVIAGEARFCDEEPGLATHKVAVTTKDGTEKLPADVVLIATGATPRVLPGAVPDGERILDWRQLYELQELPEHLAVIGSGVTGAEFASAYTEMGVKVTVVSSRDRVLPHEDADAAAVLEEVFSQRGTTVAKQARADRVERTEKGVEIFLADGRVIEASHALMTVGSVPNTQDIGLDKVGISPGPGGFITVDRVSRTSVPGIYAAGDCTGVLMLASVASMQGRIAMWHALGEGVAPIKLKTVAANVFTHPEIATVGISQQAIDSGEVPARTIMLPLATNARAKMEGLRRGFVKLFCRPATGVVVGGVVVAPQASELILPIALAVQNQLTVDHLALTFSVYPSLSGSITEAGRQLMRHDDLD, encoded by the coding sequence GTGACCAGGATCGTGATCATGGGCGGGGGCCCGGCCGGCTACGAAGCGGCGCTGGTCGCGGCCCAGCACGGGGCCGACGTCACGATCGTCGAGCGGGACGGCCTCGGCGGCGCCTGCGTCCTCTACGACTGCGTCCCCTCGAAGACGTTCATCGCGAGCTCGGGCGCGCTGGCGAAGATGCACGACCTCGGCGAGCTCGGCGTCAACACCGACCTGGCCGACACCAGCATCGACCTCCCGACCGTCCACGGCCGGGTGAAGGGCCTCGCGCTCGCCCAGTCGGCCGACATCCGCGCCCGCGTCCAGCGCGAAGGCGTCCGCGTCATCGCCGGCGAGGCACGCTTCTGCGACGAAGAGCCCGGCCTGGCGACGCACAAGGTCGCCGTCACGACGAAGGACGGCACCGAGAAGCTGCCCGCCGACGTCGTCCTCATCGCCACCGGCGCCACCCCGCGCGTGCTGCCCGGCGCGGTGCCCGACGGCGAGCGCATCCTCGACTGGCGCCAGCTCTACGAGCTCCAGGAGCTGCCCGAGCACCTCGCCGTGATCGGCTCGGGCGTCACCGGCGCCGAGTTCGCGTCCGCCTACACCGAGATGGGCGTCAAGGTCACCGTCGTCTCCAGCCGCGACCGCGTCCTCCCGCACGAGGACGCCGACGCCGCCGCGGTGCTCGAGGAGGTCTTCTCCCAGCGCGGCACGACCGTCGCGAAGCAGGCGCGCGCCGACCGCGTCGAGCGCACCGAAAAGGGTGTCGAGATCTTCCTCGCCGACGGCCGCGTGATCGAAGCCAGCCACGCGCTGATGACCGTCGGGTCGGTCCCGAACACCCAGGACATCGGCCTCGACAAGGTCGGCATCTCGCCCGGCCCCGGCGGGTTCATCACCGTCGACCGCGTTTCACGCACTTCCGTTCCCGGGATCTACGCCGCCGGCGACTGCACCGGCGTGCTCATGCTGGCCTCGGTGGCGAGCATGCAGGGCCGCATCGCGATGTGGCACGCGCTGGGCGAAGGCGTCGCGCCGATCAAGCTCAAGACCGTCGCCGCCAACGTGTTCACCCACCCGGAGATCGCCACCGTCGGCATCAGCCAGCAGGCGATCGACTCCGGCGAGGTGCCCGCGCGCACCATCATGCTGCCCCTGGCCACCAACGCGCGCGCGAAGATGGAGGGCCTCCGCCGAGGCTTCGTGAAGCTGTTCTGCCGCCCCGCCACCGGCGTGGTCGTCGGTGGAGTCGTCGTGGCGCCGCAGGCGAGCGAGCTCATCCTTCCCATCGCGCTCGCCGTCCAGAACCAGCTCACAGTGGACCACCTGGCACTGACATTTTCGGTGTACCCGTCGCTTTCGGGCTCGATCACCGAGGCCGGGCGCCAGCTCATGCGCCACGACGATCTCGACTAG
- a CDS encoding gamma-glutamylcyclotransferase, producing the protein MPLYAAYGSNMEPAQMLERAPHSPMAGTGWLEGWRLTFGGEDLGWEGALATIVEDPGSRVFVVLYDVTPLDETGLDRWEGGELGIHSKIRLRVQTMDGSVLAWLYVLDAYEGGLPSARYLGVLADAAEAAGAPADYVDDLRTRPCSGITG; encoded by the coding sequence GTGCCGTTGTATGCCGCGTACGGATCGAACATGGAGCCCGCCCAGATGCTGGAGCGCGCGCCGCACTCGCCGATGGCCGGCACCGGCTGGCTGGAGGGGTGGCGCCTGACCTTCGGCGGCGAGGACCTCGGCTGGGAAGGTGCCCTGGCCACGATCGTGGAGGACCCGGGCTCGCGGGTGTTCGTCGTGTTGTACGACGTGACACCCCTGGACGAGACGGGCCTCGACCGCTGGGAAGGCGGCGAGCTGGGCATCCACTCGAAGATCCGCCTCCGCGTCCAGACGATGGACGGCTCGGTCCTGGCCTGGCTGTACGTCCTGGACGCCTACGAAGGCGGCTTGCCTTCGGCCCGCTACCTCGGCGTGCTGGCCGACGCCGCCGAGGCGGCCGGCGCCCCCGCCGACTACGTCGACGACCTCAGAACCCGCCCCTGCTCCGGCATCACCGGCTAG
- a CDS encoding endonuclease domain-containing protein, translating to MHATDLLKLPTRAAAALLAVGPPVALAGVTSLALHGISAADERQIHVMVPYSRRIRSRPGLVVHQGGFCDQDVIEIDGLATFLLDRALADFLCDGDKRAAFPAVDEAMRGLPPDHSAKLRENVRDRLSERRDRRGIHRALMLLDLATGKAESPPESVLRLMVVEAGFPVPEPQHEIMTIEGRKLYVFDMAWPSRQIALEYDGFAAHEERREYDLERDQRMAARGWITVRAAAADLRDPSRLLTELREAFDRRSGRAA from the coding sequence GTGCACGCCACCGACCTGCTCAAATTGCCGACAAGAGCAGCGGCCGCGCTGCTGGCTGTCGGTCCTCCCGTCGCGTTGGCCGGCGTTACTTCCCTTGCGTTGCACGGTATTTCGGCTGCCGACGAGCGTCAGATCCACGTGATGGTGCCCTATTCGCGCCGCATCCGATCACGGCCTGGCCTGGTCGTGCATCAGGGTGGCTTCTGCGATCAGGATGTCATCGAGATCGATGGTCTCGCCACGTTCCTCCTCGACCGCGCGCTGGCCGACTTCCTCTGCGATGGCGACAAGCGAGCGGCCTTTCCAGCGGTCGACGAAGCCATGCGAGGACTGCCACCGGACCACAGCGCGAAGCTCCGCGAGAACGTGCGCGACAGGCTTTCCGAGCGTCGGGACCGGCGAGGTATCCACAGGGCCCTGATGCTCTTGGACCTGGCCACGGGCAAGGCGGAATCGCCTCCCGAGAGTGTGCTCCGGCTGATGGTCGTCGAAGCCGGCTTCCCGGTGCCCGAGCCGCAGCACGAGATCATGACCATCGAGGGCCGCAAGCTCTACGTGTTCGACATGGCGTGGCCGAGCAGGCAGATCGCGCTCGAGTACGACGGGTTCGCCGCTCATGAGGAGCGACGCGAGTACGACCTCGAACGCGACCAGAGGATGGCTGCCCGCGGTTGGATCACCGTCCGTGCCGCTGCCGCCGACCTGCGGGACCCGAGCCGTCTTCTGACCGAGTTACGGGAGGCCTTCGACCGGCGGTCCGGCCGGGCGGCGTGA
- a CDS encoding amidohydrolase, which produces MTVLDSRPDVPGDPQGRIINPMEGSEALISEAGVSMAPVEDLGAGRGPFWLDDWLRANATDVLAWRRHIHAHPELSRHEFATTELVVTLLRSVGLKPWVLPGGTGVVCDIGSGERCVALRADMDALPLTEATGLPYASTTEGAAHMCGHDAHTAILLGAARALAGAPELPGRVRLIFQPAEEVMPGGALDMIAAGALDGVERIYGLHVDPRLEVGRVGLRVGALTSAADLIELRLTSPGGHTSRPHLTADLVHALGTVITSLPAVLSRRVDPRSGTVLVWGAVHAGQAANAVPQDGVLRGTLRTADHEVWTALEPLVASSVESLLAPTGVGFSLDYRRGVPPVVSDPESTALMRAGVEAALGEGAVAPTEQSSGGEDFGWYLEHVQGAFARLGVWSGPPSPQSDIHRPTFVLDERSLLCGVRTLVHTALTTLA; this is translated from the coding sequence GTGACGGTGCTCGACTCACGGCCGGACGTTCCAGGCGACCCCCAAGGGCGCATCATCAACCCCATGGAGGGGTCCGAGGCGCTGATTTCCGAGGCCGGCGTAAGCATGGCTCCCGTGGAGGACCTTGGTGCGGGCCGCGGCCCGTTCTGGCTGGACGACTGGCTCCGCGCCAACGCGACCGACGTGCTCGCCTGGCGGCGGCACATCCACGCACACCCGGAGCTGTCGCGGCACGAGTTCGCGACCACGGAACTGGTCGTCACGCTGCTGCGCTCGGTCGGGCTCAAGCCGTGGGTGCTGCCCGGCGGCACCGGCGTCGTCTGCGACATCGGCAGTGGTGAGCGGTGCGTGGCGCTGCGCGCGGACATGGACGCGCTGCCGCTGACGGAGGCGACCGGGCTGCCGTACGCGTCGACGACCGAGGGCGCGGCGCACATGTGCGGCCACGACGCCCACACGGCGATCCTGCTCGGCGCGGCCCGCGCCCTGGCCGGGGCGCCGGAGCTGCCCGGCCGCGTGCGCCTGATCTTCCAGCCTGCCGAGGAGGTCATGCCCGGTGGCGCGCTGGACATGATCGCGGCGGGCGCGCTGGACGGCGTCGAGCGGATCTACGGCCTGCACGTCGACCCGCGCCTCGAGGTGGGCCGCGTCGGCCTGCGCGTCGGCGCCCTGACGTCGGCGGCGGACCTGATCGAGCTGCGCCTGACGTCGCCGGGCGGCCACACGTCCCGCCCGCACCTGACGGCCGACCTGGTCCACGCGCTGGGCACGGTGATCACGTCCCTGCCCGCGGTGCTCTCCCGCCGCGTCGACCCGCGTTCCGGCACGGTCCTGGTCTGGGGAGCGGTCCACGCCGGCCAGGCGGCCAACGCCGTCCCCCAGGACGGCGTCCTCCGCGGCACCCTGCGCACGGCCGACCACGAGGTCTGGACGGCCCTGGAGCCCCTGGTCGCCTCCTCGGTGGAGTCCCTGCTGGCCCCCACCGGCGTCGGCTTCTCCCTGGACTACCGCCGCGGCGTTCCGCCGGTGGTCTCCGACCCGGAGTCCACGGCCCTGATGCGCGCCGGCGTCGAAGCGGCCCTCGGCGAGGGCGCGGTCGCCCCCACCGAGCAGTCATCCGGCGGCGAGGACTTCGGCTGGTACCTCGAGCACGTCCAGGGAGCCTTCGCCCGCCTCGGCGTCTGGTCCGGCCCGCCGTCCCCCCAGTCCGACATCCACCGCCCGACCTTCGTCCTCGACGAACGTTCCCTCCTCTGCGGAGTCCGAACCCTGGTCCACACAGCCCTAACCACCCTCGCCTAA
- the meaB gene encoding methylmalonyl Co-A mutase-associated GTPase MeaB, whose product MPRKIDVTAYAKGVLAGDRGTLSKAITLVESQREDHRALAQELLVELLPSAGGARRVGITGVPGVGKSTFIDQLGTDLTAAGHRVAVLAVDPSSTRTGGSILGDKTRMARLAVDPKAFIRPSPTSGTLGGVARATRETIVLMEAAGYDVVLVETVGVGQSEVTVANMVDCFLFLTLARTGDQLQGIKKGVLELADVIAVNKADGDHERDARRAARELAGALRMIYGPEASWTPPVLTCSGLHNLRLDEVWGAIEQHRETLTASGELDARRRQQQVDWTWAMVREQLLGRLAVHPDVRTVVPDVERAVRDGELTATLGAQRILDAFGG is encoded by the coding sequence TTGCCGCGCAAGATCGACGTCACCGCCTACGCCAAGGGGGTGCTCGCGGGTGACCGCGGGACGCTGTCGAAGGCGATCACGCTGGTCGAGTCGCAGCGGGAGGACCACCGGGCGCTGGCGCAGGAGCTGCTGGTCGAGCTGCTGCCGTCGGCAGGCGGCGCGCGGCGCGTCGGCATCACCGGCGTCCCCGGTGTCGGCAAGTCGACATTCATCGACCAGCTGGGCACCGACCTGACCGCCGCCGGGCACCGCGTCGCCGTGCTGGCGGTGGACCCGTCGTCGACGCGGACGGGCGGGTCGATCCTCGGCGACAAGACCCGGATGGCGCGGCTGGCGGTGGACCCGAAAGCGTTCATCCGGCCGTCGCCGACGTCCGGGACGCTCGGCGGGGTGGCGCGGGCGACCCGCGAGACGATCGTGCTGATGGAGGCCGCGGGCTACGACGTCGTGCTGGTCGAGACGGTCGGCGTCGGGCAGTCCGAGGTGACCGTGGCGAACATGGTCGACTGCTTTCTCTTCCTGACCCTGGCCCGCACGGGTGACCAGCTCCAGGGCATCAAGAAGGGCGTGCTGGAGCTCGCCGACGTCATCGCGGTCAACAAGGCCGACGGCGACCACGAGCGGGACGCTCGTCGCGCGGCGCGGGAGCTGGCGGGCGCGCTCCGGATGATCTACGGGCCCGAGGCGTCCTGGACGCCGCCGGTGCTCACCTGCAGCGGCCTGCACAACCTGCGGCTCGACGAGGTCTGGGGCGCGATCGAGCAGCACCGCGAGACGCTCACCGCGTCCGGCGAGCTCGACGCCCGGCGGCGGCAGCAGCAGGTCGACTGGACGTGGGCGATGGTGCGCGAGCAGCTGCTCGGTCGCCTGGCGGTGCATCCGGACGTGCGAACGGTCGTTCCCGACGTCGAGCGGGCGGTGCGGGACGGTGAACTGACGGCTACCCTCGGTGCACAGCGGATCCTCGACGCGTTCGGTGGCTGA
- the scpA gene encoding methylmalonyl-CoA mutase: MTIPNFAGLDLGTPATGDRDTWARAVENATGKGPDALAWETPEGIGVKPVYTAADLSDVDFLGTYPGIAPFLRGPYPTMYVNQPWTIRQYAGFSTAEESNAFYRRNLAAGQKGLSVAFDLATHRGYDSDHPRVSGDVGMAGVAIDSIYDMRQLFDGIPLDKMSVSMTMNGAVLPVLALYVVAAEEQGVKPEQLAGTIQNDILKEFMVRNTYIYPPQPSMRIISDIFSFTSQHMPKYNSISISGYHMQEAGATADLELAYTLADGVEYIRSGVDAGLSVDKFAPRLSFFWAIGMNFFMEVAKLRAARLLWAKLVKGFNPTSSKSLSLRTHSQTSGWSLTAQDVYNNVVRTCVEAMAATQGHTQSLHTNALDEALALPTDFSARIARNTQLLLQQESGTTRVIDPWGGSAFVEKLTYDLARKAWGHITEVEQAGGMAKAIDAGIPKLRIEEAAARTQARIDSGRQPVIGVNKYQVTDDEEIDVLKVDNAGVRAQQLEKLRRLRSERDSAATEDALRRLTEGAGNGGNLLELAIDAARAKATVGEISDALEKIWGRHSGQIRTISGVYREEVGKTQNVEKARQLVDEFAAEEGRRPRILVAKMGQDGHDRGQKVIATGFADLGFDVDVGPLFSTPAEVARQAIEADVHVVGVSSLAAGHLSLVPALRHELAELGREDIMVVVGGVIPPQDYPALREAGAAAIFGPGTVLADAAIDLLGQLSAQES; the protein is encoded by the coding sequence ATGACCATCCCGAACTTCGCCGGTCTCGACCTCGGCACGCCGGCCACGGGCGACCGCGACACCTGGGCGCGCGCGGTGGAGAACGCCACCGGCAAGGGCCCGGACGCCCTGGCCTGGGAGACGCCCGAGGGCATCGGCGTCAAGCCCGTCTACACCGCCGCCGACCTGTCCGATGTGGACTTCCTCGGCACGTACCCCGGCATCGCGCCCTTCCTGCGCGGGCCGTACCCGACGATGTACGTCAACCAGCCGTGGACCATCCGCCAGTACGCCGGGTTCTCCACCGCCGAGGAGTCCAACGCCTTCTACCGGCGCAACCTCGCCGCCGGGCAGAAAGGGCTTTCGGTCGCCTTCGACCTGGCCACCCACCGCGGCTACGACTCCGACCACCCGCGCGTCTCGGGTGACGTCGGCATGGCCGGCGTGGCCATCGACTCCATCTACGACATGCGGCAGCTCTTCGACGGGATTCCCCTCGACAAGATGTCGGTGTCGATGACGATGAACGGCGCGGTGCTGCCGGTGCTCGCGCTGTACGTCGTCGCGGCCGAAGAGCAGGGGGTGAAGCCGGAGCAGCTCGCGGGGACCATCCAGAACGACATCCTCAAGGAGTTCATGGTCCGCAACACCTACATCTACCCGCCGCAGCCGTCGATGCGGATCATCTCCGACATCTTCTCCTTCACTTCGCAGCACATGCCGAAGTACAACTCGATCTCCATCTCCGGCTACCACATGCAGGAAGCCGGCGCGACGGCCGACCTCGAGCTGGCGTACACGCTCGCCGACGGCGTCGAATACATCCGATCGGGTGTCGATGCCGGGCTCAGCGTCGACAAGTTCGCGCCGCGGCTGTCGTTCTTCTGGGCGATCGGGATGAACTTCTTCATGGAGGTCGCGAAGCTGCGCGCGGCGCGTCTCCTGTGGGCGAAGCTCGTGAAGGGCTTCAACCCGACGTCGTCGAAGTCGCTGTCGCTGCGGACGCACTCCCAGACGTCGGGCTGGTCGCTGACCGCGCAGGACGTCTACAACAACGTCGTGCGCACCTGCGTCGAGGCGATGGCCGCGACCCAGGGGCACACGCAGTCGCTGCACACGAACGCCCTCGACGAGGCCCTCGCGCTGCCGACGGACTTCTCCGCGCGGATCGCCCGCAACACCCAGCTGCTGCTGCAGCAGGAGTCCGGCACCACGCGCGTGATCGACCCGTGGGGTGGGTCCGCCTTCGTCGAGAAGCTGACCTACGACCTCGCGCGCAAGGCGTGGGGCCACATCACCGAGGTCGAGCAGGCCGGCGGCATGGCGAAGGCGATCGACGCGGGCATCCCCAAGCTGCGCATCGAGGAGGCCGCCGCGCGCACCCAGGCGCGGATCGACTCCGGGCGGCAGCCGGTCATCGGCGTCAACAAGTACCAGGTCACGGACGACGAGGAGATCGACGTCCTCAAGGTCGACAACGCGGGCGTCCGCGCCCAGCAGCTCGAGAAGCTGCGGCGGCTGCGGTCCGAACGCGACTCCGCGGCCACCGAGGACGCCCTGCGTCGGCTCACCGAGGGCGCCGGCAACGGCGGCAACCTGCTGGAACTGGCCATCGACGCGGCCCGCGCGAAGGCGACCGTCGGCGAGATCTCCGACGCGCTGGAGAAGATCTGGGGACGGCACTCCGGCCAGATCCGGACCATCTCGGGGGTGTACCGCGAGGAGGTGGGGAAGACGCAGAACGTCGAAAAGGCCCGTCAGCTGGTCGACGAGTTCGCCGCGGAGGAGGGCCGCCGCCCGCGGATCCTCGTCGCGAAGATGGGTCAGGACGGCCACGACCGCGGCCAGAAGGTGATCGCCACCGGCTTCGCCGACCTCGGCTTCGACGTCGACGTCGGCCCGCTGTTCTCCACCCCGGCCGAGGTCGCGCGGCAGGCGATCGAGGCGGACGTGCACGTCGTCGGCGTCTCGTCGCTGGCCGCCGGGCACCTGTCGCTGGTGCCCGCGCTGCGGCACGAGCTCGCCGAGCTGGGCCGCGAGGACATCATGGTCGTCGTCGGCGGCGTCATCCCGCCGCAGGACTACCCGGCGCTGCGCGAGGCCGGCGCGGCGGCGATCTTCGGGCCCGGCACGGTGCTCGCGGACGCGGCCATCGACCTGCTCGGCCAGCTGTCGGCGCAGGAGTCCTGA
- a CDS encoding methylmalonyl-CoA mutase family protein, producing the protein MTDVAGPESVPISELDLAAEFPQATREQWQDLVAGVLRKSGKLPEDFAGAPESKLVTRTYDGIEIQPLYTAEDVPGDIGFPGLPPYVRGSRPDGQVGTGWDVRARFTGDDGRAVNKAILADLEGGVTSIWLSVPPSALADALNEVYLDLAQVVLDAGPAYAEAADALFELFGEREIPASEATAVLGADPIGLAARSGTAVELAPAAALAVRVAGKYPKVRTIVADGLPFHEAGGSDAQELGALVAAGVTYLRALTDAGLDVETAAGQLEFRLAATADQFSTIAKLRAARRLWARVAEVCGFTSPMRQHAVTSPAMLTRRDPWVNMLRTTVACFGAGVGGADAVTVLPFDAAIGKPDAFSARIARNTHAVLLEESRLAGVADPAGGSWYVEKLTDDLAHAAWAEFTAIEGEGGLVASLASGELAGRLAATWEKRASRIATRRDPLTGVSEFPNLAEKPVVRTPFEATVEGGLPRHRYAEGFEALRDASDAYLASHGSRPKIFLATLGPVAAHTARAGFAANLFQAGGIEAVNPGATDDLPGAFRASGARIACLCGTDSAYSDSASEVAASLGAEYVLLAGKGSFDGVDGNVFAGCDALEVLNGLHAKLGVAR; encoded by the coding sequence ATGACTGATGTGGCCGGTCCGGAGTCAGTGCCGATCTCCGAACTCGACCTCGCGGCCGAGTTCCCGCAGGCGACGCGCGAGCAGTGGCAGGACCTGGTCGCGGGTGTGCTGCGCAAGAGCGGGAAGCTGCCGGAGGACTTCGCGGGTGCCCCGGAGAGCAAGCTCGTCACGCGCACCTACGACGGGATCGAGATCCAGCCGCTGTACACGGCCGAGGACGTCCCCGGCGACATCGGCTTCCCCGGCCTGCCGCCGTACGTGCGCGGGTCCCGCCCGGACGGCCAGGTCGGCACCGGCTGGGACGTCCGCGCCCGGTTCACCGGCGACGACGGCCGCGCGGTCAACAAGGCGATCCTCGCCGACCTCGAAGGCGGCGTGACGTCGATCTGGCTCTCCGTGCCGCCGTCCGCGCTGGCCGACGCGCTCAACGAGGTCTACCTCGACCTGGCGCAGGTCGTCCTGGACGCGGGGCCTGCGTACGCCGAGGCCGCCGACGCCTTGTTCGAGCTGTTCGGCGAGCGCGAGATCCCGGCGAGCGAAGCCACCGCCGTGCTGGGTGCCGACCCGATCGGGCTGGCGGCCCGGTCCGGTACCGCGGTCGAGCTGGCACCGGCGGCCGCGCTCGCCGTGCGTGTCGCCGGGAAGTACCCGAAAGTGCGGACGATCGTCGCCGACGGCCTGCCGTTCCACGAAGCGGGCGGATCGGACGCCCAGGAGCTGGGCGCGCTCGTCGCCGCCGGCGTCACCTACCTGCGTGCGCTGACGGACGCCGGGCTCGACGTCGAGACCGCGGCCGGGCAGCTCGAGTTCCGGCTCGCCGCGACCGCCGACCAGTTCTCCACCATCGCGAAGCTGCGCGCGGCGCGGCGCCTGTGGGCGCGGGTCGCCGAGGTCTGCGGTTTCACCTCGCCCATGCGCCAGCACGCCGTGACGTCGCCGGCCATGCTGACCCGGCGTGACCCCTGGGTGAACATGCTGCGCACGACCGTGGCCTGCTTCGGCGCGGGCGTCGGCGGCGCGGACGCGGTCACCGTGCTGCCGTTCGACGCGGCGATCGGCAAGCCCGACGCCTTCTCCGCGCGGATCGCCCGCAACACCCACGCGGTGCTGCTGGAGGAGTCCAGGCTGGCCGGCGTGGCCGACCCGGCGGGCGGCTCCTGGTACGTCGAGAAGCTCACGGACGACCTCGCGCACGCCGCCTGGGCCGAGTTCACCGCCATCGAAGGCGAGGGGGGCTTGGTGGCTTCGCTGGCCTCTGGCGAGCTGGCCGGGCGGCTGGCGGCGACGTGGGAGAAGCGCGCGTCGCGGATCGCGACGCGGCGTGACCCGCTCACCGGCGTCAGCGAATTCCCGAACCTCGCCGAGAAGCCGGTGGTCCGGACGCCCTTCGAGGCCACTGTGGAAGGTGGGCTGCCGCGGCACCGGTACGCCGAAGGCTTCGAAGCCCTGCGGGACGCGTCGGACGCGTACCTCGCTTCGCACGGCTCGCGGCCGAAGATCTTCCTGGCCACGCTGGGCCCGGTTGCCGCGCACACCGCGCGGGCCGGCTTCGCCGCCAACCTGTTCCAGGCGGGCGGGATCGAAGCCGTCAACCCGGGCGCGACCGACGACCTGCCGGGTGCGTTCCGTGCTTCGGGCGCCCGCATCGCCTGCCTCTGCGGCACCGACTCCGCGTATTCGGATTCCGCTTCCGAGGTCGCCGCGTCCCTCGGAGCCGAGTACGTCCTGCTGGCGGGCAAGGGCTCCTTCGACGGCGTGGACGGCAACGTCTTCGCCGGCTGCGACGCCCTCGAAGTCCTCAACGGCCTGCACGCCAAGCTGGGAGTTGCGCGATGA
- a CDS encoding serine/threonine-protein kinase, with amino-acid sequence MVAGRYRLRSVLGSGSMGTVWSAYDEFLHRQVAVKEMKVPPGIPASQADELRERTLREARAIAVLSHPNVIILHDVAREDDQPFVVMELLPSRSLAHILRDHGPLTVGQAAAVGIAVASALEAAHAAGITHRDVKPGNVLVASDGRIKLTDFGIARNVSEATMTRTGIMLGSPAYIAPEVASGGAVTPAADLWGLGATLFAAVEGAPPYDADGDPLETVGKVVNGKVPKPKAGPLADVISALMNKEPGRRITLREVRHRLYPLQTKTPLDLFGPELFRTPDGKKTSAQPDATDTQVIKTVLPAKDEKKDTTKAEKKAEASSSELAADPGPLPFLRPPTPAPAPASGAPTVFVPPPPPRPARRSSTATAVLVVVAILLFLLAAGGGFALARAVGGQTLLPPAAAPRTPANGVTDVPAPSLVQQSGDASYATGNGGQFGLQVPEGWQKFVAPHTTKFGASTAVQYVSPDGRRSLRVERLARYFGQYPDESEYVSWLKGSYPGNAFQLDGPTPLPDGKGQTLTYRLTEGGALPEGGRGGGTRVTFMNLVRASTSLWLLSVTVPAEQESSGRQDVFDRVAPTLSVSD; translated from the coding sequence GTGGTCGCCGGTCGCTACCGGCTGCGTTCGGTGCTCGGCTCCGGGTCGATGGGCACCGTGTGGTCGGCCTACGACGAGTTCCTGCACAGGCAGGTGGCCGTCAAGGAGATGAAGGTGCCGCCGGGCATCCCGGCGTCGCAGGCGGACGAGCTGCGGGAGCGCACGCTGCGCGAGGCGCGCGCGATCGCCGTGCTCTCCCACCCGAACGTGATCATCCTGCACGACGTCGCCCGCGAGGACGACCAGCCGTTCGTGGTGATGGAGCTGCTGCCCTCGCGCAGCCTGGCGCACATCCTGCGCGACCACGGGCCGCTCACCGTCGGGCAGGCCGCCGCCGTCGGCATCGCCGTGGCGTCCGCGCTGGAGGCCGCGCACGCCGCCGGCATCACCCACCGCGACGTCAAGCCGGGCAACGTCCTGGTGGCCAGCGACGGCCGGATCAAGCTGACCGACTTCGGCATCGCCCGCAACGTCTCCGAGGCGACCATGACCCGCACCGGGATCATGCTCGGCTCGCCCGCCTACATCGCGCCGGAGGTCGCCTCCGGCGGCGCCGTCACGCCGGCCGCCGACCTGTGGGGCCTCGGCGCGACGCTGTTCGCCGCGGTCGAGGGCGCGCCGCCGTACGACGCCGACGGCGATCCGCTGGAAACCGTCGGCAAGGTCGTCAACGGGAAGGTGCCCAAGCCGAAGGCCGGCCCGCTCGCCGACGTCATCAGCGCGTTGATGAACAAGGAGCCCGGCCGGCGGATCACGCTGCGGGAGGTCCGGCACCGGCTCTACCCGCTGCAGACGAAGACGCCGCTCGACCTGTTCGGGCCCGAGCTGTTCCGCACGCCCGACGGCAAGAAGACGTCCGCGCAGCCGGACGCCACCGACACCCAGGTGATCAAGACCGTCCTGCCGGCGAAGGACGAGAAGAAGGACACCACCAAGGCGGAGAAGAAGGCCGAGGCGTCGAGCAGCGAGCTCGCCGCCGACCCGGGCCCGCTGCCGTTCCTGCGCCCGCCCACCCCGGCACCGGCCCCGGCGTCGGGCGCGCCGACGGTGTTCGTCCCGCCGCCACCGCCGCGGCCGGCCCGCCGCAGCTCCACGGCCACCGCGGTGCTCGTCGTGGTGGCGATCCTGCTCTTCCTGCTCGCCGCGGGCGGCGGGTTCGCGCTGGCCAGGGCGGTCGGCGGCCAGACGCTGCTGCCACCGGCCGCGGCTCCGCGCACCCCCGCGAACGGCGTCACCGACGTGCCGGCGCCGTCGCTGGTGCAGCAGTCCGGCGACGCGAGCTACGCGACCGGCAACGGCGGGCAGTTCGGCCTGCAGGTGCCCGAAGGCTGGCAGAAGTTCGTCGCCCCGCACACCACGAAGTTCGGGGCGAGCACGGCGGTCCAGTACGTCTCCCCCGACGGCCGCCGGTCGCTGCGGGTGGAGCGGCTGGCGAGGTACTTCGGCCAGTACCCCGACGAAAGCGAGTACGTCTCCTGGCTGAAGGGGTCGTACCCGGGCAACGCGTTCCAGCTCGACGGGCCGACGCCGCTGCCGGACGGCAAGGGCCAGACGCTGACGTACCGCCTGACCGAGGGCGGCGCGCTGCCCGAAGGCGGCCGAGGCGGCGGCACCCGCGTGACGTTCATGAACCTGGTCCGGGCGAGCACGAGCCTGTGGCTGCTGTCGGTCACCGTGCCCGCCGAGCAGGAGAGCTCGGGCCGCCAGGACGTCTTCGACCGGGTCGCCCCGACGCTGAGCGTCTCGGACTAA